atcgcaagatgagcacCCATGCTTCAATTCAgagttctgttagaccaatgtggtgagtgaaaaatgttttaaagtgTACATTTTTTTCAGGTTCCTGAAAATCTAATTTACGGCAATATGCCTTCACAAATACCTCTACCTGTGGACAGCACACACCCCAACATGCCAGTCAAACCTATATTGAAAAAGGATTCTGCATATAAAGTAAGAACAATtagtctattttattttattacgtagATCATTCAATTTGTTTGGATACTGACTTCCTATTTTCACAGTACAGTTTTTTAAAGGAGCCACCATAATCATAATTGAATTGAGTCAAGTGAGCTTTCTAATGATTGTTATAGAACTTAGTTGCTTTTCGGGCTTAAGCAGCTTGGAAAATAGGCCGGTCGCGTTTTGGATACGAATTTGCTTTTTACGTTAACGTGCGAATATTCGACGACCAACTCGCACGCAGGGTGCGCGCTTCCGTAGTATCCATATGGGCGAACACCCAGTAAACCCCAACCTTCCAAGTGTGGTTTAGACGGGTTGAATAGTTTAATGAATACTGACCACTAGtttaatgagatactttttacgaaacatcaaaacgaaaattttctgtagaatttttatttgaattcctGGCGTGTGACATCttcaataaaagcagtcaaatGGCATATTCATTGTTAATTCTTAATTATAAGTGCTTaagaaaaatgagatttatttttaccgacttcttGTCatattagactggcttctatttctagaatctaaatttaaattcgaaaataagtccttaagaaaaatgagatttatttttaccgacttcttGTCatattagactggcttctatttctacaaTCTAAATtttaattcgaaaataagtcctTAAGaaaaatgacatttatttttatcgaCTTCTTGTCatattagactggcttctatttcttgaatctaaatttaaattcgaaaataagtcctTAAGAGaaatgagatttatttttgtcatattagactgacttctatttctagattagcattttataattttatcgtGGAGCCAGTCAAATACCTTATAAAGGTGACCATGCAAATAGATGCGCCGCAGGTGCAGCACGCGACAAAGTCATCGCTTTTTTGCTCCAAAATGCGTGTCGTGCGGCGCGGATGGGTGCGCGACGTTGATTACGATTTCATACAAAGATTTATAAAATGCGATGACTTCGGCGCGTGCGGCTCCTGTGGCGCATTTATGTGCGCAGCCGTTCACCTTTGGTAAGAAAAACTGCaaagtgacataggctatacATACAAATATTGATGTTGGTGTTTTTTAACAGAGTGACTCCCCTTTTGTTGACTCTAGTATACCATTCACAGGAGCGCCCACAAGGCGTGGAGCCCCCAGGCGTGCCTCCGGGCCCGCCGCCAGACTTCATGATACTGCTGCTAGAAGCCTCTAAAGTAGACAAACCTTGCGACCGGAAGTCCCTGCGCTTCTCCGACATGCCAGATGAGGGCCCGCCTGGAGAAACTGTATGTGGATTGaattttgtgtattatttatttatttttgtacagaCAAAAGTGACATACCAAGAAAATACTGTATTATTTTGCTTTGCTTAACTTTGCTGTTGTTTAGagtagaataaaaatatattgattgaCGTAAGCGAATCATTTGACTATATTTAGGCGCTCTAGATTATAGTAAAGGAAGAATATCCAAAAAGTCATCTGGGGTATTGTGTTGTAACCATTATAACCATTAGGTATAACCATTCATTATCacctcacaaaatgattttgaaaGTATCCCCACCTCTCGGTGTTGACCTAGAACCTGATTGCAAACCAAAAGCTCCGCAGAACACTACATCACGGAGATGGTTATTTAAGTCAAGATAAATAGgaatcttttttaattatttgcgactggcttctatttaaaGATAAACAATGGCACCATTGTCAATTTGGGCAACCACCAAATTCATTTTAATtggacaggactaaaactaccTCTTTCTCTTTCTTGTACGTATAGTAAGATTTGTAAGTGCAGGACGGCACTAGTTGAGCTCGAAAAacaaaattaggttaagtttgtgtgcgcccgaataggcaccgttttataacttatctttgacgCAGTGGTCTACCCAATTCCAGGCCCCAACCCCCCAAGTACCGCTACCGGTAGCCCCAACCAAGCCAACAGAGAACTATGACGGCGAAGCGATACCCGAGGAACACTTACCAGAACGACCTCCTTCACCCAAGCCGGCAACAGCCGCGCCTAAACCCACCTCGCTTCAACAGAGGATGTTAGCGCTCTCTGGGCAGAATATAGACGACTTTATGAAGGAAATGGAGGAGGTACATCGGAAGAGGGAGAGAGATCGACGCGCCGATTTGACTGCCAGGTATGGTTACTTTATCTAGGTCTTCAAATTATAGGCTACTTGATAACCTAGTTAATATAAACGAGACACTTTTTATGAAACGCCAATACGAAAGTTTTGTTTGGAGTTTgtgtggaaatactgtcctgtgacgtcatcaataaaagctgtcaaacgtcgtactcatcgAAACTCAactcgaaaagtaaaataagattgatttttgattatcttagactagtttatatttatagattagcattttataatttatctttgtcgtagtcaaataccctattgcacGACACAAAATTCTTAAACTAGGTtaggaaataaaaatgttaaatgttaagtcgacaggcataaaatttatagaacacacgtcaattttaagcagaaatctaaaacaaccgtctaaaaattttacatcggccaataacccggcagagttaagtagacagcacgtcaaacagatttcataccagcgagatgcctattttattcgcccgggttattaatacGTTTCAaaattgacaatcatccgtccctttccttttcggcggataagaaaatgacgcgtataacttaaaataaaattaggagatgtctgcaggaatcggggtcaatatCCTTGTAACTTTAACTCACTGTCTGCAATAGCATGTCTTAAGAAGTAAGAACACACTTTACTTCTTACTTCAGATTAAACGCACTGAAGAGATCAGCGCCCGGTCGAGACAGCGATTCGGACAGCGAGAACGAGAACGGACCACCACCCGCCATGCTACCTCCACAAGCGCAACCACAACTGCAACCGCAACTGCAACCCATGCAACCCATGCCACCCATGCAACCGATGGCGATGCCGATGCAACCGCAACAATTGCCGCCCGATTTTGGGTTGGAACCACCCGGTGCCGAGATGCGGCAGATGCCGCCCCCGCTTATGCCACCAggtgatgttttttttacaagGGCCGCCACCAAAACGGATAGAAGACGCTCTCTACCTtccggtgattggtcgatttcgCACCTCTCCTGTACTCTGTATGTCCTTATATGAGTAATCTTATAATTCCATATTTGGGGttttaataaccctgacaccagggttgatgggttggtaatccacctcacaacccacactatagaagaagggGTTTTAATTTTAACTATATTTGTAACTTTTGTGTTGACATAAACCTTTATTCTATTCTACCTCACGGCAAGACGGTTCGGTTGTCTAGTTTCCTGAGTTAACTAGTATGTAAGGTTAGTTTTTATTCACTCAACTCCTTGTGTTACCAAGGATTATTATGCCAATGACTTATACTAAAGGcgtactccaccatgctgctccactgcgggttggtgctcCATACTTAGTTCAtactccagttgattgaggacaggcctgtgcccagcagtaggccgCAATAAAGGCGGTTTATgttgtatttatacaaaattaacCGTCTACTCGgcaaacaataatgttttatttaacccGGTAGTGGACCTTGTAGATAGTGACTTGAAAAGCAGCCAGCTGGCTAATCAAGAATGAGGCATTAAGAATGTCTCAATATTGCAGGTCTCCGGCCGCCCCCTCTGCGACCTATGGGCCCTCCTCCGCTGCGCATGCCTCCAGGCCCGCCGGCAGGTCGGCCGGGTGCCCCTCCAGGTCCCCCGCCAGGCTTGCCGCCGCGCGCCATGTTGCGGCCCCCGGGCCCGCCGCCGGGGGCCCCTCCGCGCTTGCTGCGGCCGCTGGTCCCCCCGCCGCCGCCTAAAGCCATGCCCCCCGTGTCTGTGCTCACTGCTGCGCCGCAGCTCTTACCGAAGAAGGATGGGCCGCAAGGTCAGTAAACAATGGGACGCTAATTCAAGTGCaaccttattaatttatcaactCTTAAACTAGTATCTTCCTTCATTTACAATAAGCGAAAGAAAGAgatagttttagtcctgtcaaattgtGTTAAAATTTTTTGGTGATTGCCCGTATCGGCGCCAGTAGAATAAATAGTTAGTCTACAAAAAATACAGATTCGTGCGAAAGAGACATCAGGAAAATGCACTGTTCGGACAGTTGTCAATTTAATCCAGCTCTGGCGAAGGGTAGTACAATATTATTTCCTGTATACTAGTAGTGATAATGTAACACAATAGTTTTCTCTAAAAATTCCGAAGCCGTTCCATCTCAAgttattttgtaaacaaaacgATTCTTTATCTAATATTTTTTACCCTCTTGACTTGATAAAGGCCAAGTTacgtaaaatatttataacttataataatcaTCACATTATTTGACAATAACTTAATTAGATGTAATGTAGTAATGGATTTGCTACAGGCAACGGCTGGTAATCTGTCACTAtacatttttaactttaacataaCACACCTCGAGCtctagtagcccagttggtagagcgcttgtctctcacttagtggtcgcaggttcgaatccagcacaggcctaaaccaatgattgtcgaattgtcttcgaattcatgtttggattataaatggttatcacgtgctcagaggtgactgaaaacatcgtgaggaaacccacattcccgaaaatgcattttcggaggtatgtgacctaatctgtattggctggttttcccttcgccaaaggtcaggcaggcagtcgcttctgtaaaaaactggacctgtcaaatcttcaggttaggtaagtggaccctgtgaataacgggataatgctagagcgATGATATTTACGGTAAACACTAACTTGCGATgcgtgtacctctgactaccccaattgggatatagacgtgagcttatgttatatttacgGTAAGAGACTAATACCAAAGGATTAAATACCTAAGCATTATTATTTCTCCCCAGGCGCAACGATATCAGCGAAACCTCAAATCAGGAATCTGTCTGCTGACGTCACTAGATTCGTGCCAAGTGCGTTGCGAGTGAAGCGCGAGGACAAGAAAGGCAAGCCCGTGAAGTCGACGTTACACCGACAGGCCGAGGCTCCCAAACAGGCGCCCAGCAAAGACGACGCGTACATGCAGTTCATGAAGGAAATGGAAGGACTCTTAtaggatattattataatgtacataatgcGGATGAAGTCAATAGGAATAAAGAGTTTAAGACTATTCTACACTGTTTTTTGTTTACTGTTCATTCACATCCCGCGGTTCATGTACATAAGCctacaactatatcccaatgggagtcatacatcgcaagatgaactaagtacccacacctcatgctatctgttagaccaacgtcttcttctatcaaatgagccatgtcaggggcctttggggctTCATGGTCATCTGATCCCACATAAAAATCGTCCCGCGGGCTGAATGACCCCTTTCGATTTTTTGCGTGGGTGAGTGGACTTGACTCAACCCGCGGGCTCAGACGACTACTACTTTCAACTAAAGGGTCTACTCGGCCCGCGGGCTCAGACGACTACTACATTCAACCAAAGGGTCTACTCGGCCCACAGATTTATAATTGGTGATATCTAAATGTTAACTTTTGACACTGAGCTAAAGTTCATTATACTCGATACTAATAGAAAggcaaatcaataaaaaaaattacaagccAAAACTCACTGGGGGCAGATTCACTTAGCTTATCCTGGCATGGCCTTTACATTACATTGCTTACCCCATCTAATGATGGTTATTGTTTTTGGACAATAAAGGAAACAAACAAGCTTATGGATGATCTGATGGTAAGTG
This sequence is a window from Pectinophora gossypiella chromosome 14, ilPecGoss1.1, whole genome shotgun sequence. Protein-coding genes within it:
- the LOC126372858 gene encoding WW domain-binding protein 11; amino-acid sequence: MGRRSINTTKSGKYMNPTDQARKEARKKELKKNKRQRQMVRAAVLKMKDPTQILEELQKIDEMEYNVLQPSPLNEKVLKEKRKKLRETFDRVLKMYDKDEPEKWVELKRQEMEYEKRRAHLISYYESVKHAQSVQVDDIPLPTLQVPENLIYGNMPSQIPLPVDSTHPNMPVKPILKKDSAYKERPQGVEPPGVPPGPPPDFMILLLEASKVDKPCDRKSLRFSDMPDEGPPGETAPTPQVPLPVAPTKPTENYDGEAIPEEHLPERPPSPKPATAAPKPTSLQQRMLALSGQNIDDFMKEMEEVHRKRERDRRADLTARLNALKRSAPGRDSDSDSENENGPPPAMLPPQAQPQLQPQLQPMQPMPPMQPMAMPMQPQQLPPDFGLEPPGAEMRQMPPPLMPPGLRPPPLRPMGPPPLRMPPGPPAGRPGAPPGPPPGLPPRAMLRPPGPPPGAPPRLLRPLVPPPPPKAMPPVSVLTAAPQLLPKKDGPQGATISAKPQIRNLSADVTRFVPSALRVKREDKKGKPVKSTLHRQAEAPKQAPSKDDAYMQFMKEMEGLL